In Stenotrophomonas sp. 610A2, one DNA window encodes the following:
- the rdgB gene encoding RdgB/HAM1 family non-canonical purine NTP pyrophosphatase, with amino-acid sequence MKLVLASGNAGKLKELQAMLADLPLQIVPQRELGVDDVPETGLTFVENALIKARHACAVTGLPALADDSGLIVDALDGAPGLYSARYAGSPTDDAANNTKLLDALRDVPAERRTARFYAVIVLLRHANDPQPLICEGSWEGRIIDELRGSNGFGYNPVFLDEELGLTAAQMEPAQKNGRSHRAKALQLLLQRMSQLSFD; translated from the coding sequence ATGAAACTGGTATTGGCCAGCGGCAACGCTGGCAAATTGAAGGAACTGCAGGCCATGTTGGCCGACCTGCCGCTGCAGATCGTGCCGCAGCGCGAACTGGGCGTGGACGATGTGCCGGAAACCGGCCTGACCTTCGTCGAGAACGCGCTGATCAAGGCCCGCCATGCCTGCGCGGTGACCGGCCTGCCAGCGCTGGCCGACGACTCCGGCCTCATCGTCGATGCATTGGACGGTGCGCCCGGCCTTTACAGCGCGCGCTACGCCGGCAGCCCTACCGACGATGCCGCCAACAACACCAAGCTGCTTGATGCGCTGCGCGATGTCCCGGCCGAACGCCGCACCGCGCGCTTCTACGCGGTGATCGTGCTGCTGCGCCATGCCAACGATCCGCAACCGCTGATCTGCGAAGGCAGCTGGGAAGGCCGCATCATCGACGAACTGCGCGGCAGCAATGGCTTCGGCTACAACCCGGTGTTCCTGGATGAAGAACTGGGCCTGACCGCTGCGCAGATGGAACCGGCGCAGAAGAACGGCCGCAGCCACCGCGCCAAGGCGCTGCAGCTGTTGTTGCAGCGCATGTCGCAACTTAGTTTCGATTGA
- the hemW gene encoding radical SAM family heme chaperone HemW, whose translation MPHSHDHCNHLPGESCAIDHGHVAGVQLVPPPLALYVHLPWCVRKCPYCDFNSHAGKGDLPFDAYIDALIRDLDQDLPLVWGRVVSSVFFGGGTPSLFPPEAIDRFLQAASARLRFAPNLEVTLETNPGTAEHGRFDRYRAAGVNRISFGIQTFNDEALKRLGRIHDSNEAERAVKLAQDAGYKNFNIDLMYALPQQTLAQAEHDLERAFALDPTHISHYQLTLEPNTVFFARPPQGIPDEDSAWDIQEHCQALLAERGYGQYEVSAYARDGWQCQHNLNYWRFGDYLGIGAGAHGKISSGAEQHVLRRWKHKHPQTFMDTAGSPASIGGDDVISPERLPFEYMLNLLRLHEGFSLRDFESRTGLARSVLLPSLAMAVERGWLTSSGDYWTPTELGRRFTNDVVELFLA comes from the coding sequence ATGCCGCACTCCCACGACCACTGCAACCACCTTCCCGGCGAATCCTGCGCGATCGATCACGGTCACGTTGCCGGCGTGCAGCTGGTACCGCCGCCACTGGCGCTATACGTGCACCTGCCGTGGTGCGTGCGCAAATGCCCTTACTGCGATTTCAACTCGCATGCCGGCAAGGGCGACCTGCCCTTCGACGCCTATATCGATGCGCTGATCCGCGACCTGGACCAGGACCTGCCGCTGGTCTGGGGCCGGGTGGTCAGCAGCGTGTTCTTCGGCGGCGGCACGCCCAGCCTGTTCCCGCCAGAGGCGATCGACCGCTTCCTGCAGGCAGCCAGCGCACGGCTGCGTTTCGCGCCGAACCTGGAGGTCACGCTGGAGACCAATCCCGGCACCGCCGAGCACGGCCGCTTCGACCGCTACCGCGCGGCCGGCGTGAACCGCATCAGCTTCGGCATCCAGACCTTCAATGATGAGGCGCTCAAGCGCCTTGGCCGTATCCACGACAGCAACGAGGCCGAGCGCGCGGTCAAGCTGGCGCAGGACGCCGGCTACAAGAACTTCAACATCGACCTGATGTACGCGCTGCCACAGCAGACGCTGGCACAGGCCGAGCACGATCTTGAGCGCGCCTTCGCACTCGACCCCACCCATATCTCGCACTACCAGCTGACGTTGGAGCCGAATACGGTGTTCTTCGCCCGGCCGCCGCAGGGCATTCCGGACGAAGACAGTGCCTGGGACATCCAGGAGCACTGCCAGGCCCTGCTCGCCGAGCGCGGCTATGGCCAGTACGAGGTCAGCGCCTACGCCCGCGACGGCTGGCAGTGCCAGCACAACCTCAACTACTGGCGCTTTGGCGACTACCTGGGCATCGGCGCCGGTGCCCACGGCAAGATCAGCTCCGGCGCCGAGCAGCACGTGCTGCGCCGCTGGAAGCACAAGCACCCGCAGACCTTCATGGACACCGCCGGCAGCCCGGCCAGCATCGGTGGCGACGACGTGATCAGCCCGGAGCGGCTGCCGTTCGAGTACATGCTCAACCTGCTGCGCCTGCACGAGGGCTTCAGCCTGCGCGATTTTGAATCGCGCACCGGATTGGCACGAAGCGTGCTTCTACCTTCCCTGGCAATGGCGGTTGAACGTGGCTGGCTGACCAGCAGCGGCGATTACTGGACCCCTACCGAGCTTGGCCGCCGTTTCACCAATGACGTGGTGGAACTCTTTTTAGCCTGA
- the pepQ gene encoding Xaa-Pro dipeptidase gives MNQQDPGSLYAHHLGEMIRRADTALARGGFDHLVVPSGTQHYQVFDDRDYPYAVNPQFKTWLPLTKLPYSWLIHTPGKRPTLVFYQPFDYWHVVPGAPSGWWVEHFDIHIIRKPEEALALLPADPSRCAILGEAQSALGGFAPNNPAAVINYLEWHRGYKTPYEIALMRQAQVLGVRGHRAAEAAFRSGASEFEIHMAYCSAVGQDANELPYGNIIGLNEHAAVLHYTDLGKQAPQPLRSFLIDAGASAYGYASDITRTYAAAGHSEFQSFIDAVDAAQLKMCAAVRAGFDYKQLHIDAHLSLMGILKDFGVITVSPEAALATGVSAAFFPHGIGHLIGAQVHDVAGFAASEDGGRVERPAGHPYLRMTRVLEPGMVVTIEPGLYFIDMLLDEVKKAGNAASINWDRVDFFRPYGGVRIEDEVLCTDGEADNLTRPEFAAQA, from the coding sequence ATGAACCAGCAAGATCCAGGCAGCCTCTACGCCCACCACCTTGGCGAAATGATCCGCCGCGCCGACACGGCACTGGCGCGTGGTGGTTTCGATCACCTGGTGGTTCCCAGCGGCACCCAACACTACCAGGTGTTCGACGACCGCGATTACCCGTACGCGGTCAACCCGCAGTTCAAGACCTGGCTGCCGTTGACCAAGCTGCCGTACAGCTGGCTGATCCACACCCCCGGCAAGCGCCCGACGCTGGTGTTCTACCAGCCCTTCGATTACTGGCACGTGGTACCGGGCGCACCGAGCGGCTGGTGGGTGGAGCATTTCGACATCCACATCATCCGCAAGCCGGAAGAAGCCCTGGCCCTGCTGCCGGCCGACCCGAGCCGCTGCGCCATCCTCGGCGAGGCCCAGAGCGCGCTGGGCGGTTTCGCACCGAACAACCCGGCGGCGGTGATCAATTACCTGGAATGGCATCGCGGCTACAAGACGCCGTACGAGATCGCGCTGATGCGCCAGGCGCAGGTACTGGGCGTACGCGGCCACCGCGCTGCCGAAGCCGCGTTCCGTTCCGGTGCCAGCGAGTTCGAGATCCACATGGCGTATTGCAGCGCCGTCGGCCAGGACGCCAACGAACTGCCCTACGGCAACATCATCGGCCTCAACGAACACGCCGCCGTGCTGCACTACACCGACCTGGGCAAGCAGGCACCGCAACCACTGCGCAGCTTCCTGATCGATGCCGGCGCTTCGGCCTACGGTTACGCCAGCGACATCACCCGCACCTACGCAGCGGCCGGCCATAGCGAGTTCCAGTCCTTCATTGATGCGGTGGATGCCGCGCAGCTGAAGATGTGTGCTGCGGTACGTGCTGGCTTTGATTACAAGCAGCTGCACATCGACGCACACCTGTCGCTGATGGGCATCCTCAAGGATTTCGGCGTGATCACGGTGTCGCCGGAAGCTGCCCTGGCAACGGGCGTAAGCGCGGCGTTCTTCCCGCATGGCATCGGCCATCTGATCGGCGCGCAGGTACACGACGTGGCCGGCTTTGCCGCCAGCGAAGACGGCGGCCGCGTCGAGCGCCCGGCCGGCCATCCCTACCTGCGCATGACCCGCGTATTGGAGCCCGGAATGGTAGTCACCATCGAACCGGGCCTGTACTTCATCGACATGTTGCTGGACGAAGTGAAGAAGGCCGGCAATGCCGCCAGCATCAACTGGGACCGGGTGGACTTCTTCCGTCCTTACGGTGGTGTGCGCATTGAAGACGAGGTGCTGTGCACCGACGGCGAAGCGGACAACCTGACCCGTCCGGAATTTGCTGCACAGGCGTGA
- the gmk gene encoding guanylate kinase: MRGTLYIVAAPSGAGKSSIVNATLARDPHISLSISFTSRAMRPGEVNGKHYHFVPAAEFEQMIAAGDFFEHALVHGDWKGTARQSVEPQLAAGKDVLLEIDWQGARQVREKVPGAVSVFILPPSRQALDERMRKRGQDSEAVMAQRLAAAREEMLHYDEFDYVIINEDFDTAVGEMCSIFAASRLRCEPQQRRHGELIASLLAPEN, from the coding sequence ATGCGTGGCACCCTCTATATCGTCGCTGCCCCGTCCGGGGCCGGCAAAAGCAGCATCGTCAACGCCACTCTGGCGCGTGACCCGCACATCTCGCTGTCGATTTCCTTCACCTCGCGGGCCATGCGCCCGGGCGAGGTCAACGGCAAGCATTACCACTTCGTCCCGGCTGCCGAGTTCGAGCAGATGATCGCCGCCGGTGATTTCTTCGAGCACGCGCTGGTGCATGGCGACTGGAAGGGTACAGCCCGGCAGTCGGTGGAGCCGCAGCTGGCGGCCGGCAAGGACGTGCTGCTGGAGATCGACTGGCAGGGTGCACGCCAGGTGCGCGAGAAGGTGCCGGGCGCGGTCAGCGTGTTCATCCTGCCGCCGTCGCGGCAGGCGCTGGACGAGCGCATGCGCAAGCGTGGCCAGGACAGCGAGGCGGTAATGGCCCAGCGCCTGGCCGCCGCGCGTGAGGAAATGCTGCATTACGACGAGTTCGACTACGTCATCATCAACGAGGATTTCGATACCGCCGTTGGCGAAATGTGCTCGATCTTCGCCGCCAGCCGGCTGCGCTGCGAACCCCAGCAACGCCGCCACGGCGAGCTGATCGCCTCGTTGCTGGCCCCTGAAAACTGA
- the rpoZ gene encoding DNA-directed RNA polymerase subunit omega, protein MARITVEDCLEVVNNRFELVMMASKRARQLANGVQATIDNSESEDKPTVLALREIAARRIDNELIEEVEKSERERIEREALEWAAAEVVADEDMSKNDD, encoded by the coding sequence ATGGCCCGCATTACCGTAGAAGATTGCCTGGAAGTCGTTAACAACCGTTTTGAGCTGGTCATGATGGCGTCCAAGCGCGCCCGTCAGCTGGCCAATGGTGTCCAGGCGACGATCGACAACAGCGAGAGCGAGGACAAGCCGACGGTGTTGGCGCTGCGCGAAATCGCTGCCCGTCGCATCGACAACGAGCTGATCGAGGAAGTCGAGAAGTCCGAGCGCGAGCGCATCGAGCGTGAAGCACTGGAATGGGCAGCCGCTGAAGTGGTCGCCGACGAAGACATGTCCAAGAACGACGATTGA
- the rph gene encoding ribonuclease PH → MTFSRPSGRQADQMRTVTIERSFTRHAEGSVLVSFGDTRVLCTASVENRVPGFLRGKGEGWVTAEYGMLPRSTHTRSDREAARGKQGGRTLEIQRLIGRTLRACIDRNALGERTITLDCDVLQADGGTRTAAITGAYVALVDAVNLLMKRGEIKRNPLFGAVAAVSVGVYKGQPVLDLDYPEDSDCDTDMNIVMNDGGGFIELQGTAEGHAFRREELDALLVLAEKGIRELFDAQQAALAQA, encoded by the coding sequence ATGACCTTCTCCCGTCCCAGCGGCCGCCAGGCCGACCAGATGCGCACCGTCACCATCGAGCGTTCCTTCACCCGCCATGCCGAAGGCTCGGTGCTGGTGAGCTTTGGCGACACCCGCGTGCTGTGCACCGCCAGCGTCGAGAACCGGGTTCCCGGCTTCCTGCGCGGCAAGGGCGAAGGCTGGGTCACCGCCGAATACGGCATGCTGCCGCGCTCCACCCACACCCGTTCCGACCGTGAAGCCGCGCGCGGCAAGCAAGGCGGTCGCACCCTGGAAATCCAGCGCCTGATCGGCCGCACCCTGCGCGCCTGCATCGATCGCAACGCATTGGGCGAGCGCACCATCACCCTGGACTGCGACGTACTGCAGGCCGACGGTGGTACCCGCACCGCCGCCATCACCGGCGCTTATGTGGCGCTGGTGGATGCAGTGAACCTGCTGATGAAGCGCGGCGAGATCAAGCGCAACCCGTTGTTCGGTGCAGTGGCCGCCGTCTCGGTCGGCGTCTACAAGGGCCAGCCGGTGCTGGACCTGGATTACCCGGAAGACAGCGACTGCGATACCGACATGAACATCGTCATGAACGACGGTGGTGGCTTCATCGAGCTGCAGGGCACGGCCGAAGGCCACGCTTTCCGCCGCGAGGAACTGGACGCGCTGCTGGTGCTGGCTGAAAAGGGCATCCGCGAGCTGTTCGACGCCCAGCAGGCGGCGTTGGCGCAGGCATGA
- a CDS encoding VOC family protein: MSRRLALVTLVVADYDEAIAWYTGKLGFQLLEDIDQGRKRWVVVGPTDGSAAALLLARASDEEQRSRIGNQTGGRVGFFLNTDDFWRDHAAMTAQGVEFLEAPREEPYATVAVFRDLYGNTWDLLEPKQ; encoded by the coding sequence ATGAGCCGGCGCCTTGCCCTGGTCACCCTCGTGGTCGCCGACTACGACGAAGCCATCGCCTGGTACACCGGCAAGCTCGGCTTCCAGCTGTTGGAAGACATCGACCAGGGCCGCAAGCGCTGGGTAGTGGTCGGCCCCACCGATGGCAGCGCCGCCGCGCTGCTGTTGGCGCGTGCCAGCGATGAAGAACAGCGCAGCCGCATCGGCAACCAGACCGGTGGCCGCGTTGGCTTTTTCCTCAACACCGATGATTTCTGGCGCGACCACGCGGCAATGACCGCGCAGGGCGTCGAATTCCTCGAAGCGCCACGCGAAGAACCCTATGCCACGGTCGCGGTGTTCCGCGACCTGTACGGCAACACCTGGGACTTGTTGGAGCCCAAGCAATGA
- a CDS encoding PilZ domain-containing protein has protein sequence MITNTRRAPRLQVPELVPVRDQMTGSQIGRLGNISETGMLLITSVPMHDDALYQLQFPIPDGRGGQLQIDVGVHLLWSEPTHAPEQSWAGFRFLTLDKAHRERLVQWIEGSLPAA, from the coding sequence ATGATCACCAATACCCGCCGCGCACCGCGCCTGCAGGTACCGGAGCTGGTGCCGGTGCGTGACCAGATGACCGGTTCCCAGATCGGCCGGCTCGGCAACATATCCGAAACCGGCATGTTGCTGATCACCTCCGTGCCAATGCACGACGACGCCTTGTACCAGCTGCAGTTCCCGATCCCCGATGGCCGTGGCGGTCAACTGCAGATAGACGTCGGCGTGCATTTATTGTGGAGCGAACCGACACACGCGCCAGAGCAGTCGTGGGCCGGATTCCGCTTCCTGACTCTGGACAAGGCCCACCGCGAACGCCTGGTGCAGTGGATAGAAGGCAGCCTCCCTGCAGCCTGA
- a CDS encoding DUF1631 domain-containing protein — protein MSGTAPRSSSQAMARIAATPAPARVRHLLESAFQATDEVLRTPLQLTAIELERALFKRAEMAHNSQVQSDIYAQLRVLREHAEQFPDFFLEALAAQVASFKDPPRPDQEAHAATFKSMTLVEDTDIDRDILLHEMARREAFRAPNPLLLLGQRFAVLAAQPAFDSERLPVGPYAQCRALREAGEQMQLNLDAQLVLFQVFERMVMTRHAELVDRLNILLEREGVLPGLVYRPHLPRPSAPRGPGAVSGQADAGGPRSAGSAPLTSWQGQAPAASWASISSELQAGPATAAAVHGAAPMQSTGNAAAMPPMESLHSLLDAARHALAMSAGNSGAGSNSGGAPAGRGTGAGAGAMPDFSALQAQAQHGAAGAAPSVAAAANTPNVPAEPVSTKVAMDVLGKLQAAASSSGSRHGMADIRNALIAQVKAEHGPAATLSVQDGDTMDLLGMLYSELQREVRSEGPAADLLRRLQVPLARAAISDQEFFLRDQHPARELLNAVAESGAVWLSDEDSDPVLLLKLKDAVNKVVNDYQGDEAVFVEANDIIQGHLRAAARRAEMAERRQVDAARGKERLEAAKQLANTSIDDLCQRAEPPKFVQTLLHKAWADVLTLTLLRHGEGSEEWQQREQATRRIGEITSLPPGSPADVGFGEEIEQSLLQVGYHQDEAAAIARRLSTPGGEDDLISRTELAAKLKTRTRLGESADPDEEERRKKVETPRTEEEEAHYRQLRTLPFGTWFEFTVNQQGDNRRQRLSWYSLITGNALFVNQRGQKVSEHSLDAMSRLMAKGQLRIVTEDKGRLIDRAWQATVRALRSIAGHASNTGESA, from the coding sequence ATGTCAGGCACAGCACCACGCTCATCCAGCCAAGCCATGGCACGGATTGCCGCCACGCCGGCACCTGCCCGCGTGCGTCACTTGTTGGAAAGTGCTTTCCAAGCCACCGATGAGGTCCTGCGCACGCCGCTGCAGCTGACCGCCATCGAGCTGGAACGCGCCCTGTTCAAGCGCGCGGAAATGGCCCACAACAGCCAGGTCCAGTCCGACATCTACGCCCAGCTACGGGTGCTGCGCGAGCACGCCGAACAGTTCCCTGATTTTTTTCTTGAGGCATTGGCCGCGCAGGTAGCCAGCTTCAAGGATCCGCCCAGGCCCGACCAGGAAGCACACGCGGCAACCTTCAAGTCGATGACGCTGGTGGAAGACACCGACATCGACCGCGACATCCTGTTGCACGAAATGGCGCGGCGCGAAGCGTTCCGCGCCCCCAACCCACTGTTGTTGCTGGGGCAGCGCTTTGCGGTGCTGGCTGCGCAGCCCGCATTTGACTCCGAGCGCCTGCCAGTCGGCCCCTACGCACAATGCCGGGCGCTGCGCGAAGCCGGCGAGCAGATGCAGCTCAACCTCGATGCCCAGTTGGTGCTGTTCCAGGTGTTCGAACGCATGGTCATGACCCGCCATGCCGAACTGGTCGATCGCCTGAACATCCTGCTTGAACGTGAGGGCGTGCTTCCCGGGCTGGTCTATCGCCCACATCTGCCCCGCCCTTCCGCCCCGCGCGGCCCGGGCGCTGTCAGCGGCCAGGCCGATGCCGGTGGGCCGCGCAGCGCGGGCTCGGCACCCTTGACCAGTTGGCAAGGCCAAGCCCCGGCCGCCTCCTGGGCCAGTATTTCCAGCGAACTACAGGCCGGCCCGGCAACCGCAGCCGCAGTGCACGGCGCCGCGCCGATGCAGAGCACCGGCAATGCAGCCGCCATGCCGCCTATGGAAAGCCTGCATAGCCTGCTTGATGCCGCGCGCCACGCTCTTGCGATGAGCGCAGGCAACAGCGGCGCAGGTAGTAATAGTGGCGGCGCGCCAGCAGGTCGTGGCACCGGGGCCGGCGCTGGCGCGATGCCCGACTTCTCCGCCCTGCAGGCGCAGGCACAACACGGCGCTGCCGGTGCCGCACCTTCGGTTGCTGCCGCCGCCAATACCCCGAACGTTCCAGCCGAGCCGGTTTCCACCAAGGTTGCGATGGACGTGCTGGGCAAGCTGCAGGCTGCCGCCTCGTCATCCGGTAGCCGTCATGGCATGGCTGACATCCGCAACGCCCTGATTGCCCAGGTCAAGGCCGAGCACGGCCCCGCCGCGACGCTGTCGGTGCAGGACGGCGACACCATGGACCTGCTCGGCATGCTCTATTCCGAGCTGCAGCGCGAGGTGCGCAGCGAGGGCCCGGCTGCCGATCTGCTGCGACGCCTGCAGGTGCCGTTGGCCCGCGCCGCCATCAGCGACCAGGAGTTCTTCCTGCGCGACCAGCACCCGGCGCGCGAACTGCTCAATGCGGTCGCCGAATCCGGCGCGGTCTGGCTCAGCGACGAAGACAGCGATCCGGTGCTGCTGCTGAAGCTCAAGGACGCCGTCAACAAAGTAGTCAACGACTATCAGGGCGACGAAGCCGTCTTTGTTGAAGCCAACGACATCATCCAGGGCCACTTGCGCGCAGCTGCCCGTCGCGCGGAGATGGCCGAACGCCGGCAGGTGGATGCTGCCCGCGGCAAGGAGCGCCTGGAAGCCGCCAAACAGCTGGCCAATACCAGCATCGATGATCTCTGCCAGAGGGCCGAACCACCCAAATTCGTGCAGACCCTGCTGCACAAGGCATGGGCCGACGTGCTCACCCTCACCTTGCTACGCCACGGCGAGGGTTCGGAGGAATGGCAGCAGCGTGAGCAGGCCACCCGCCGTATCGGTGAGATCACCAGCCTGCCGCCCGGCAGCCCGGCCGATGTCGGTTTCGGCGAGGAAATCGAGCAGTCGCTGCTGCAGGTGGGCTACCACCAGGATGAGGCTGCTGCCATCGCACGCCGGCTGTCCACGCCGGGCGGCGAAGACGACCTCATTTCGCGCACCGAGCTGGCCGCCAAACTCAAGACACGCACCCGCCTCGGCGAGTCCGCCGATCCGGACGAAGAAGAGCGCCGCAAGAAGGTTGAAACGCCCCGAACCGAAGAGGAAGAGGCGCACTACCGCCAGCTGCGCACCTTGCCGTTCGGCACCTGGTTCGAGTTCACCGTCAACCAGCAGGGCGACAACCGGCGCCAGCGTCTGTCCTGGTACAGCCTGATCACCGGCAACGCCCTGTTCGTGAACCAGCGCGGACAGAAGGTGTCGGAGCATTCACTCGACGCGATGTCGCGGTTGATGGCCAAGGGCCAGCTGCGCATCGTCACCGAGGACAAGGGTCGCCTGATCGACCGCGCCTGGCAGGCCACCGTGCGGGCACTGCGCTCGATCGCCGGCCATGCCTCCAACACAGGGGAGTCCGCATGA
- a CDS encoding YicC/YloC family endoribonuclease: MIRSMTAYAGGERITAWGTLGCELRSVNHRFLEVGVRLPEDLRALEPQLRERVAARVSRGKLDLVMRLRAPEAATSLAVNEVLVDQLSELAQRLHSRFPGMQVGFTDLLQYPGVLRAEATDSAALHAEALALLEETVTSFVQAREREGDKLATAISERVDSVERIAGEVRELIPAIREGQRVKLAARLADLPHPVDPGRAEQELVMWLQKLDVDEELDRLDSHIAEIRRVLRQREPVGRRLDFLLQEFNREANTLGSKSVDARTSNAAVELKVLIDQIREQVQNIE, translated from the coding sequence ATGATTCGGAGCATGACCGCCTATGCCGGCGGCGAACGCATCACCGCGTGGGGCACCCTGGGCTGCGAACTGCGCTCGGTGAACCACCGGTTCCTTGAAGTGGGCGTGCGTCTGCCCGAGGACCTGCGTGCGCTGGAGCCGCAGCTGCGCGAACGCGTTGCTGCCCGGGTCAGCCGCGGCAAGCTCGACCTGGTGATGCGCCTGCGGGCACCGGAAGCCGCCACCTCGCTGGCCGTCAACGAGGTGCTGGTGGATCAGCTGTCTGAATTGGCGCAGCGCCTGCACAGCCGCTTCCCCGGGATGCAGGTGGGCTTCACCGACCTGCTGCAATACCCCGGCGTGCTGCGCGCCGAGGCGACCGACAGTGCCGCCCTGCATGCCGAAGCACTGGCCTTGCTGGAAGAGACCGTCACCAGTTTCGTGCAGGCGCGCGAGCGCGAAGGCGACAAGCTGGCCACGGCAATCAGCGAGCGGGTCGATTCGGTCGAACGCATTGCCGGTGAAGTCCGCGAGCTGATCCCGGCCATCCGCGAGGGGCAGCGGGTCAAGCTGGCCGCACGCCTGGCTGACCTGCCGCACCCGGTTGATCCGGGCCGGGCGGAGCAGGAGTTGGTGATGTGGCTGCAGAAGCTCGACGTGGATGAGGAGCTGGACCGCCTGGACAGCCATATCGCGGAAATCCGCCGCGTGCTGCGCCAGCGCGAGCCGGTCGGCCGCCGCCTGGACTTCCTGCTGCAGGAGTTCAACCGCGAAGCCAATACCCTGGGCTCCAAGTCGGTGGACGCACGCACCTCCAACGCCGCCGTCGAGCTGAAGGTGCTGATCGACCAGATCCGCGAGCAGGTCCAGAACATCGAGTAA